In one Gadus morhua chromosome 15, gadMor3.0, whole genome shotgun sequence genomic region, the following are encoded:
- the mettl18 gene encoding histidine protein methyltransferase 1 homolog, which produces MPTCHTTDDPTAAANIKEAAEHCPPPDPETLLADAVTETVTVGTLPPLLFLNETVLEKTASEREDEEKILSHTEDQRSDLISGVYEGGLKVWECTYDLLEWLDSDGETFGEKRVLDLGCGAGLLGILALKRGASKVHFQDYNSTVIKQLTLPNVLLNSQEDGPGEEESGSDSDEDGKRKNDSEKGKGDEDLKDGAPPAKKSLTEPPQHSALLARCRFYSGDWTTFLALVVKAEPPPKYDIIFTSETIYNTAYYPSLHETLQELLAPDGVVYLATKAHYFGVGGGLLLFEQFVEEQGIFSLHHLWDVEEGLKRHVVSLCFKTRKVLELVSV; this is translated from the exons ATGCCCACCTGTCAC ACAACGGACGATCCAACAGCAGCAGCGAATATCAAGGAGGCTGCAGAGCACTGCCCACCGCCTGACCCTGAAACGCTGCTGGCCGATGCTGTCACCGAGACCGTCACTGTGGgtactcttcctcctctcctcttcctgaaCGAGACCGTTTTGGAGAAGACTGCctcggagagagaggatgaggagaagattCTCTCTCACACCGAAGACCAGAGGTCCGACCTCATCTCCGGCGTGTACGAGGGTGGCCTGAAGGTGTGGGAGTGCACGTACGACCTCCTGGAGTGGCTGGACAGCGACGGGGAGACGTTTGGCGAAAAGAGAGTTCTGGATTTGGGCTGTGGGGCTGGACTTCTAGGAATACTGGCTCTGAAAAGAGGTGCCAGCAAGGTCCACTTTCAGGACTACAACAGCACCGTTATAAAACAGCTCACTCTGCCGAATGTACTGCTGAACAGCCAAGAGGACGGgcctggagaggaagagagtggtaGTGACAGTGATGAAGACGGGAAGAGGAAAAACGATTCTGAAAAGGGGAAAGGTGACGAGGACCTAAAGGACGGTGCTCCACCAGCGAAGAAGAGCCTCACTGAACCACCTCAGCACTCTGCGCTTCTGGCCAGGTGTCGTTTCTACTCCGGTGACTGGACCACCTTCCTTGCTTTGGTTGTAAAGGCTGAGCCGCCACCAAAGTATGACATTATATTCACCTCCGAGACTATCTACAACACGGCGTATTACCCATCCCTGCACGAGACGCTCCAGGAACTGCTTGCCCCAGACGGAGTGGTGTACCTGGCCACCAAAGCCCACTACTTTGGGGTGGGAGGTGGACTGCTTCTGTTTGAGCAGTTTGTGGAGGAACAGGGCATTTTCTCCCTGCATCACTTATGGGATGTCGAGGAAGGGCTGAAGAGACATGTGGTCAGCCTGTGTTTCAAAACAAGAAAAGTACTTGAATTAGTTTCTGTATGA
- the zdhhc16a gene encoding palmitoyltransferase ZDHHC16A isoform X2, which yields MSALSFSTLLSPTSSGDTDCACTSKLKLKDILHQQKTRMKRIYKLYGHHSMVGAMHMWDTGRYQRTTMTTITFAKTYSGLDFPSCIWHALYTTADRQDLGVCQKRANSYHLHKYVVLIVFFLRSYVFDGCLGFFRFPETMRWCHSSLLHLLCCLRLRVCTRKCRFRPPVLLRELWAYVKLVLQSLQYNSLTNSDVVFDSVFEPVFWTVDRITRWFGMVFVCLVVVLTSSILVICYMILLPMVFATYHPAWITWHLFYGHWNLVMIIFHYYKATKTSPGYPPIVKNDIPFVSVCKKCIIPKPARTHHCGICNRCILKMDHHCPWLNNCVGHFNQRYFFCFCLAMSMGCMYCSISGRNLFLDAYNTLERFKHMDGERPGVPVTGMGLLIGILPSGQTNYQTPSPPYTFRDRMVHKSIIYMWVLTSTVGVALGGLTVWHAVLISRGETSIERHINFKETKRLAKRGKVYKNPFNYGKLNNWKVFLGVQKRSHWLTRVLLPSGHNPPGDGLTWDVLPFKRDTVPV from the exons ATGTCAGCTTTGTCTTTCTCAACGTTACTTTCTCCCACGTCTTCTGGTGATACCGATTGTGCATGCACATCAAAGTTAAAACTAAAAGACATTTTACACCAACAAAAAACACGTATGAAGCGTATTTATAAGCTATATGGACACCACAGTATGGTCGGAGCCATGCACATGTGGGATACCGGGAGATATCAAAGAACTACAATGACCACAATAACATTCGCGAAAACCTATTCCGGACTCGATTTCCCGTCATGCATTTGGCATGCGCTTTACActacagcagacagacaggatttAGGGGTTTGTCAAAAGCGGGCTAATTCATACCATCTCCACAAATATGTGGTGCTAATCGTGTTTTTTCTTCGTTCGTATGTCTTCGACGGTTGCTTGGGATTTTTCAGATTTCCAGAAAC GATGAGGTGGTGCCAcagctccctcctccacctgctgtgTTGCTTGCGTTTGCGGGTGTGCACCAGGAAATGCCGGTTCCGGCCGCCCGTGCTTCTGCGGGAGCTGTGGGCCTACGTGAAGCTGGTGCTTCAGTCTCTCCAATACAACTCCCTCACTAACTCCGATGTGGTCTTTGACTCGGTATTCGAACCCGTCTTCTGGACAGTCGACCGCATTACCCGATGGTTTGGGATG gtgtttgtgtgtctggtggtGGTCCTGACCAGCTCTATCCTGGTGATCTGCTACATGATCCTGCTACCCATGGTCTTTGCCACCTACCATCCAGCGTGGATCACGTGGCACCTCTTTTACGGGCACTGGAACCTGGTCATGATCATCTTCCACTACTACAAAGCCACCAAGACATCCCCGGGATACCCTCCTATA GTGAAAAATGACATTccatttgtgtctgtctgtaagaAGTGCATCATTCCTAAACCAGCCAGGACACACCACTGTGGCATTTGTAACAG GTGCATTCTGAAAATGGACCATCATTGTC CCTGGTTGAATAATTGTGTGGGCCACTTTAACCAGCGTTACTTCTTCTGCTTCTGCCTGGCCATGTCCATGGGCTGCATGTACTGCAGCATCAGTGGCAGGAACCTCTTCCTCGACGCGTACAATACTCTAGAG CGCTTTAAGCATATGGACGGGGAGAGGCCAGGGGTGCCTGTGACTGGGATGGGGCTTCTCATAGGGATCTTACCTTCCGGGCAG ACCAACTACcaaaccccctcacccccctacaCCTTCAGGGACAGGATGGTCCATAAGAGCATCATCTACATGTGGGTCCTTACCAG CAcagtgggcgtggccctggGAGGCCTTACCGTCTGGCATGCGGTCCTCATATCCAGGGGAGAGACCAGTATCGAGAGACACATCAACTTCAAGGAAACCAAGCGGCTAGCCAAGCGGGGAAAG GTTTATAAAAACCCTTTTAATTATGGAAAGTTGAACAACTGGAAGGTATTTCTGGGCGTTCAGAAGAGAAG CCACTGGTTGACCAGGGTCCTCCTTCCCTCTGGACACAACCCCCCGGGCGACGGTCTGACCTGGGACGTCCTCCCCTTCAAGAGGGACACCGTCCCCGTGTGA
- the zdhhc16a gene encoding palmitoyltransferase ZDHHC16A isoform X1 has protein sequence MSALSFSTLLSPTSSGDTDCACTSKLKLKDILHQQKTRMKRIYKLYGHHSMVGAMHMWDTGRYQRTTMTTITFAKTYSGLDFPSCIWHALYTTADRQDLGVCQKRANSYHLHKYVVLIVFFLRSYVFDGCLGFFRFPETMRWCHSSLLHLLCCLRLRVCTRKCRFRPPVLLRELWAYVKLVLQSLQYNSLTNSDVVFDSVFEPVFWTVDRITRWFGMVFVCLVVVLTSSILVICYMILLPMVFATYHPAWITWHLFYGHWNLVMIIFHYYKATKTSPGYPPIVKNDIPFVSVCKKCIIPKPARTHHCGICNRCILKMDHHCPWLNNCVGHFNQRYFFCFCLAMSMGCMYCSISGRNLFLDAYNTLERFKHMDGERPGVPVTGMGLLIGILPSGQVHKTHTRTHSHSDTLGLEPLLMFFSSSKTNYQTPSPPYTFRDRMVHKSIIYMWVLTSTVGVALGGLTVWHAVLISRGETSIERHINFKETKRLAKRGKVYKNPFNYGKLNNWKVFLGVQKRSHWLTRVLLPSGHNPPGDGLTWDVLPFKRDTVPV, from the exons ATGTCAGCTTTGTCTTTCTCAACGTTACTTTCTCCCACGTCTTCTGGTGATACCGATTGTGCATGCACATCAAAGTTAAAACTAAAAGACATTTTACACCAACAAAAAACACGTATGAAGCGTATTTATAAGCTATATGGACACCACAGTATGGTCGGAGCCATGCACATGTGGGATACCGGGAGATATCAAAGAACTACAATGACCACAATAACATTCGCGAAAACCTATTCCGGACTCGATTTCCCGTCATGCATTTGGCATGCGCTTTACActacagcagacagacaggatttAGGGGTTTGTCAAAAGCGGGCTAATTCATACCATCTCCACAAATATGTGGTGCTAATCGTGTTTTTTCTTCGTTCGTATGTCTTCGACGGTTGCTTGGGATTTTTCAGATTTCCAGAAAC GATGAGGTGGTGCCAcagctccctcctccacctgctgtgTTGCTTGCGTTTGCGGGTGTGCACCAGGAAATGCCGGTTCCGGCCGCCCGTGCTTCTGCGGGAGCTGTGGGCCTACGTGAAGCTGGTGCTTCAGTCTCTCCAATACAACTCCCTCACTAACTCCGATGTGGTCTTTGACTCGGTATTCGAACCCGTCTTCTGGACAGTCGACCGCATTACCCGATGGTTTGGGATG gtgtttgtgtgtctggtggtGGTCCTGACCAGCTCTATCCTGGTGATCTGCTACATGATCCTGCTACCCATGGTCTTTGCCACCTACCATCCAGCGTGGATCACGTGGCACCTCTTTTACGGGCACTGGAACCTGGTCATGATCATCTTCCACTACTACAAAGCCACCAAGACATCCCCGGGATACCCTCCTATA GTGAAAAATGACATTccatttgtgtctgtctgtaagaAGTGCATCATTCCTAAACCAGCCAGGACACACCACTGTGGCATTTGTAACAG GTGCATTCTGAAAATGGACCATCATTGTC CCTGGTTGAATAATTGTGTGGGCCACTTTAACCAGCGTTACTTCTTCTGCTTCTGCCTGGCCATGTCCATGGGCTGCATGTACTGCAGCATCAGTGGCAGGAACCTCTTCCTCGACGCGTACAATACTCTAGAG CGCTTTAAGCATATGGACGGGGAGAGGCCAGGGGTGCCTGTGACTGGGATGGGGCTTCTCATAGGGATCTTACCTTCCGGGCAGGTACACAAgactcacactcgcacacactcacactctgacACTCTTGGGTTGGAGCCATTATTAATGTTCTTTTCTTCATCCAAGACCAACTACcaaaccccctcacccccctacaCCTTCAGGGACAGGATGGTCCATAAGAGCATCATCTACATGTGGGTCCTTACCAG CAcagtgggcgtggccctggGAGGCCTTACCGTCTGGCATGCGGTCCTCATATCCAGGGGAGAGACCAGTATCGAGAGACACATCAACTTCAAGGAAACCAAGCGGCTAGCCAAGCGGGGAAAG GTTTATAAAAACCCTTTTAATTATGGAAAGTTGAACAACTGGAAGGTATTTCTGGGCGTTCAGAAGAGAAG CCACTGGTTGACCAGGGTCCTCCTTCCCTCTGGACACAACCCCCCGGGCGACGGTCTGACCTGGGACGTCCTCCCCTTCAAGAGGGACACCGTCCCCGTGTGA
- the zdhhc16a gene encoding palmitoyltransferase ZDHHC16A isoform X3, with the protein MSALSFSTLLSPTSSGDTDCACTSKLKLKDILHQQKTRMKRIYKLYGHHSMVGAMHMWDTGRYQRTTMTTITFAKTYSGLDFPSCIWHALYTTADRQDLGVCQKRANSYHLHKYVVLIVFFLRSYVFDGCLGFFRFPETMRWCHSSLLHLLCCLRLRVCTRKCRFRPPVLLRELWAYVKLVLQSLQYNSLTNSDVVFDSVFEPVFWTVDRITRWFGMVFVCLVVVLTSSILVICYMILLPMVFATYHPAWITWHLFYGHWNLVMIIFHYYKATKTSPGYPPIVKNDIPFVSVCKKCIIPKPARTHHCGICNRCILKMDHHCPWLNNCVGHFNQRYFFCFCLAMSMGCMYCSISGRNLFLDAYNTLETNYQTPSPPYTFRDRMVHKSIIYMWVLTSTVGVALGGLTVWHAVLISRGETSIERHINFKETKRLAKRGKVYKNPFNYGKLNNWKVFLGVQKRSHWLTRVLLPSGHNPPGDGLTWDVLPFKRDTVPV; encoded by the exons ATGTCAGCTTTGTCTTTCTCAACGTTACTTTCTCCCACGTCTTCTGGTGATACCGATTGTGCATGCACATCAAAGTTAAAACTAAAAGACATTTTACACCAACAAAAAACACGTATGAAGCGTATTTATAAGCTATATGGACACCACAGTATGGTCGGAGCCATGCACATGTGGGATACCGGGAGATATCAAAGAACTACAATGACCACAATAACATTCGCGAAAACCTATTCCGGACTCGATTTCCCGTCATGCATTTGGCATGCGCTTTACActacagcagacagacaggatttAGGGGTTTGTCAAAAGCGGGCTAATTCATACCATCTCCACAAATATGTGGTGCTAATCGTGTTTTTTCTTCGTTCGTATGTCTTCGACGGTTGCTTGGGATTTTTCAGATTTCCAGAAAC GATGAGGTGGTGCCAcagctccctcctccacctgctgtgTTGCTTGCGTTTGCGGGTGTGCACCAGGAAATGCCGGTTCCGGCCGCCCGTGCTTCTGCGGGAGCTGTGGGCCTACGTGAAGCTGGTGCTTCAGTCTCTCCAATACAACTCCCTCACTAACTCCGATGTGGTCTTTGACTCGGTATTCGAACCCGTCTTCTGGACAGTCGACCGCATTACCCGATGGTTTGGGATG gtgtttgtgtgtctggtggtGGTCCTGACCAGCTCTATCCTGGTGATCTGCTACATGATCCTGCTACCCATGGTCTTTGCCACCTACCATCCAGCGTGGATCACGTGGCACCTCTTTTACGGGCACTGGAACCTGGTCATGATCATCTTCCACTACTACAAAGCCACCAAGACATCCCCGGGATACCCTCCTATA GTGAAAAATGACATTccatttgtgtctgtctgtaagaAGTGCATCATTCCTAAACCAGCCAGGACACACCACTGTGGCATTTGTAACAG GTGCATTCTGAAAATGGACCATCATTGTC CCTGGTTGAATAATTGTGTGGGCCACTTTAACCAGCGTTACTTCTTCTGCTTCTGCCTGGCCATGTCCATGGGCTGCATGTACTGCAGCATCAGTGGCAGGAACCTCTTCCTCGACGCGTACAATACTCTAGAG ACCAACTACcaaaccccctcacccccctacaCCTTCAGGGACAGGATGGTCCATAAGAGCATCATCTACATGTGGGTCCTTACCAG CAcagtgggcgtggccctggGAGGCCTTACCGTCTGGCATGCGGTCCTCATATCCAGGGGAGAGACCAGTATCGAGAGACACATCAACTTCAAGGAAACCAAGCGGCTAGCCAAGCGGGGAAAG GTTTATAAAAACCCTTTTAATTATGGAAAGTTGAACAACTGGAAGGTATTTCTGGGCGTTCAGAAGAGAAG CCACTGGTTGACCAGGGTCCTCCTTCCCTCTGGACACAACCCCCCGGGCGACGGTCTGACCTGGGACGTCCTCCCCTTCAAGAGGGACACCGTCCCCGTGTGA
- the ubtd1a gene encoding ubiquitin domain-containing protein 1a isoform X1: MWQANCTRMHNIADWISGTVMGGCVGRNQMDGRGTTGSATRNKKSGGRNEPLRREGPPWKSEVPMTEGQLRGKRDEFWDTAPAFDGRKEIWDALRAAALAVEVNDLGLAQAIVDGACITLPHGSLTESYDELGNRYQLPAYTLALPVNLLTETTCSKDLPPASETPAPPPPPKQEFQLRVRLSSGKDLRVTATMADSIWELKGRLQAQHEIDVSHQRWFFSGKLLTDKTRLQDTKIQKDFVVQVIVNQPPAVTTG; the protein is encoded by the exons ATGTGGCAAGCAAACTGCACAAGAATGCATAACATAGCAGACTGGATCTCAG GCACTGTCATGGGGGGCTGTGTCGGGAGAAACCAGATGGATGGACGGGGCACCACGGGCAGCGCGACCCGCAACAAAAAGAGTGGCG GCCGGAACGAGCCCCTGAGGAGGGAGGGCCCGCCGTGGAAGAGTGAGGTCCCGATGACGGAGGGCCAGCTGCGGGGCAAGAGGGACGAGTTCTGGGACACGGCGCCGGCCTTCGACGGCAGGAAGGAGATCTGGGACGCCCTCAGGGCGGCGGCGCTGGCCGTGGAGGTCAACGACCTGGGGCTGGCCCAGGCCATCGTGGACGGAGCCTGTATTACCCTGCCCCATG GTTCCCTCACAGAGAGCTACGATGAGCTGGGCAACCGCTACCAGCTGCCCGCGTACACGCTCGCCCTCCCCGTCAACCTCCTCACAGAAACCACCTGCAGCAAAGACCTTCCCCCTGCCTCAGagacccccgccccgcccccgccgcccaaACAGGAGTTCCAGCTCCGGGTTCGGCTGTCCAGCG GCAAGGACCTGCGTGTGACGGCCACAATGGCTGACTCCATCTGGGAGCTGAAGGGGAGGCTGCAGGCGCAGCACGAGATCGACGTGTCCCACCAGCGGTGGTTCTTCTCTGGGAAGCTGCTCACCGACAAGACCCGGCTACAGGACACCAAGATCCAGAAGGACTTTGTCGTCCAGGTGATCGTCAACCAACCCCCTGCGGTCACCACCGGCTAA
- the ubtd1a gene encoding ubiquitin domain-containing protein 1a isoform X2, with protein MGVTTSRDYRYHQAADRPFKGLRSLKCRNEPLRREGPPWKSEVPMTEGQLRGKRDEFWDTAPAFDGRKEIWDALRAAALAVEVNDLGLAQAIVDGACITLPHGSLTESYDELGNRYQLPAYTLALPVNLLTETTCSKDLPPASETPAPPPPPKQEFQLRVRLSSGKDLRVTATMADSIWELKGRLQAQHEIDVSHQRWFFSGKLLTDKTRLQDTKIQKDFVVQVIVNQPPAVTTG; from the exons ATGGGAGTGACGACCTCCAGGGACTACAGATACCATCAGGCTGCGGACCGACCCTTTAAGGGCTTAAGGTCACTGAAAT GCCGGAACGAGCCCCTGAGGAGGGAGGGCCCGCCGTGGAAGAGTGAGGTCCCGATGACGGAGGGCCAGCTGCGGGGCAAGAGGGACGAGTTCTGGGACACGGCGCCGGCCTTCGACGGCAGGAAGGAGATCTGGGACGCCCTCAGGGCGGCGGCGCTGGCCGTGGAGGTCAACGACCTGGGGCTGGCCCAGGCCATCGTGGACGGAGCCTGTATTACCCTGCCCCATG GTTCCCTCACAGAGAGCTACGATGAGCTGGGCAACCGCTACCAGCTGCCCGCGTACACGCTCGCCCTCCCCGTCAACCTCCTCACAGAAACCACCTGCAGCAAAGACCTTCCCCCTGCCTCAGagacccccgccccgcccccgccgcccaaACAGGAGTTCCAGCTCCGGGTTCGGCTGTCCAGCG GCAAGGACCTGCGTGTGACGGCCACAATGGCTGACTCCATCTGGGAGCTGAAGGGGAGGCTGCAGGCGCAGCACGAGATCGACGTGTCCCACCAGCGGTGGTTCTTCTCTGGGAAGCTGCTCACCGACAAGACCCGGCTACAGGACACCAAGATCCAGAAGGACTTTGTCGTCCAGGTGATCGTCAACCAACCCCCTGCGGTCACCACCGGCTAA